In Chitinophaga sp. H8, the sequence AGGCATGCCCATGTATAAATACATTTTTAACCGGATGCTGACACTTACCCAGAATATTTTAATCGGGCAGAAACTCAGTGAATATCATACCGGTTACCGTTCTTTTTCGGCAGAAGTACTCAGGAACATTAACTATATGGCGGATAATGATGATTTCATTTTTGACAATGAAATGATCTCACAGATATTTATGAAAGGCTATGAAATTGCGGAAGTTACCTGTCCTACCAAGTATTTTGAAGAGGCTTCCAGCATTAATTTCAAGCGTAGCAGTATCTACGGATTAGGTGTACTGCGTGTTTCCCTGCAGCATCGTTTGCACAAATGGGGGATCATCAAAAGTAAAATCTATTAATCCACCATTTACCAGATAAAACCAGTGAGTTTACAGCACCAGTATACGTTAGCCAAAAAGTACCTGCATTATTATTTTACAGCAGGCAACCGTCATGATGTACATTCTCCCTTTGTATATGCACTGATAGAGGAAGTACTGCGCGACAAAACGGCGAAGGCAGACTTTGCAGAGATAGAATTGTACCGTAAAAGCCTGCTGCAGAGTGAGGAAACATTACAGGTAACGGATTTAGGTGCCGGATCACTGGTATCAGACGGCGCACAGCGTAAAGTAAGAGATATTACCAGGCATGCCGCCAAGCCGGCTAAGTTTGGCCAATTGTTTTACAGACTGGCGCAGTACTTCAAACCCAGGTATTTACTGGAGCTGGGTACTTCTATGGGCTTATCAACAGCCTATATGGCAAAAGCCCAGGCAGACAGTACTGTTTACACCATAGAAGGATGCCCCAATATAGCCCGGAAAGCCGGCCAGAATTTTGGCGCACTGCATATTCCTAATATTACCCAGTTAGTGGGTAATTTTGATACCGTATTGCCACAGGTACTGCAACAAATACCCCGGTTAGACTGGGTGTATATTGATGGCAACCACCGAAAAGCCCCCACGCTGGAATACTTCCGCCAATGTCTGGCGCATGTACAGGAAGATTCGATCTTCATCTTTGACGATATCCACTGGACACCGGATATGGAAGAAGCCTGGCATACCATTCAGGCAAATGAGCAGGTAACCCTTACGATTGACCTCTTTTTTATCGGGTTGGTATTTTTCCGTAAAGATTTTAAGATAAAACAGCATTTTGTGCTGAAATATTAGGCGGCCGGTGGTGTATATTTCTTGTACCGGCATGATTTAGGTGGTATCTTAGAGAAAATATACCGGTGTTATGAAAACAACCATTCTTTTCCTTTTATTACTGATTACCATTGGTACTGGTTTTAAGGCGGGCGCCCAGGAGGTGAGCAATGCCTATAGCAATGAGCTCTTTATCAAAAATAATGATACCCTTCGATACCGCTTGCTGACCCCGGCCAATTACGATATTCATAAAGCTTACCCCATTATCATATTCCTGCATGGCTCCGGAGAGAGAGGCAGTGATAATAATGCACAGCTATTGCACGGTGGAGCGTTGTTTGTGAAGGATTCTCTTCGTAAGGCATTTCCTGCCTTTGTACTCTTTCCGCAATGCCCTAAAGACCAGACCTGGGCACCCATGAAGCTGATACGCGATAAGGACGGCAAAATAACAGATGTAAAGTTTGGGCTTACGCCAGAGCCTACCCAACCCGCAGCCCTGGTAAAACAGGTGCTGGATAGTTTGCTGGCCACCGGAAAGATTGATCCTAAACAGGTATACCTGGGAGGATTGTCGCTGGGTGGAATGGGTACGTTTGATATGCTGGCCCGTTATCCGGATGTGTTTGCAGCAGCTTTCCCTATTTGTGGCGCCGGAGATGTAACCGCTGCTTCCAAATATGGGAAAAAGGTGGCCATGTGGATTTTTCACGGAGGGGCTGATAATGTAGTACCGGTTGATTTTTCACGCGCTTTTTACAAAGCGTTGAAGGAAATGAATGCAGATGTGAAATATACAGAATACCCCGGCGTAGGGCATAATAGCTGGGATAATGCATTTGCAGAACCTACCTTACTACCCTGGCTTTTTTCACACAAGAAACAATAAGTAAGTGATGAAAATAAAAACGCCCCGCCATCAAGACGGGGCGTACCACTCAGCACGATTTGATTTGTTAACTATTTAATAGCCTGCATGGTTGCTTTGGCTGCATTGATGGTAAAGTCGAGATCTTCTGTGGTCAGCGCATTGCTTAAGAACCAGCTTTCAAAAGCAGAAGGAGGTAAATACACCCCACGTTCCAGCATACCATGGAAGAAGCGGCGGAACAGTTCATTATTGGCACCGGAAGCCGCACTGAAATCAACGATCGGATATTCAGCAAAGTGTACACTCATCATAGAGCCCAGGTGATTGATCTGGTGTACTACACCGGCAGCGCCTAATGCCTCCCGCAGGCCATTTACTAGGTAGTTGGCTTTTTCATCCAGCTGTTGGTATATTACCGGGTTTTCATTCAGCGTATGGAGTAAGGTATAACCGGCAATCATGGCAATAGGGTTACCACTTAAAGTGCCTGCCTGATATACTTTCCCTACAGGGGCAATGTGTTCCATCAATTCCTTCCGGCCTGCAAATGCCCCTACAGGCATACCACCACCAATAATCTTACCGAAAGTAACCAGGTCTGCTTTAATACCTAACAGTTCCTGTGCACCGCCACGGGCTAAACGAAAGCCGGTCATTACTTCATCAAAAATGAGCAGGATACCATTGGCATCGCAGATACTGCGTAACCCTTCCAGGAATCCTGGCTGTGGTAAGATACAACCCATATTACCTGCTACCGGCTCTACGATAATAGCCGCAATATCCCGTCCCTGTTCAGCTACCAGCTGTTCTACTGCAGGCAGGTTATTATAGGGTACGGAGAGTGTATCTTCCGCCACACTTTTAGTAACTCCGGGCACTGCCTGGATATCCAAGGTGGCTACTCCGCTACCGGCATTTACCAGAAATGCATCTGCGTGGCCATGATAATTACCTTCAAATTTGATAAACTTATTCCGGCCGGTATACCCTCTGGCCAGGCGTAATGCTGACATACAGGCTTCTGTACCTGAATTAACCATGCGTACCATATCAATATTAGGTACCATGCTTACAATCAGTTCCGCTACTTTGGTTTCCATTTCAGTAGGTGCCCCAAATGAAGTGGAATAGGTAGCGTATTCCTGAATGGCTTTTACTACCGGGTCATAGGCATGTCCTAGTATCATAGGGCCCCAGGAATTGATATAATCAATGTACCGGTTGCCATCCGCATCGTTCATGTAGGCCCCTTTGGCATTTTTCATAAATACCGGTGTGCCGCCTACTCCCTTGAATGCACGTACCGGAGAGTTAACGCCTCCCGGAATTACCTGCCGGGCTTTCTCAAATAAGGTTTCGCTAGTGGTATACATGCAATATAATTTTATGGTCTACAGTTCACCATCAGAGAAAACAATGTTATGCAGTGATTTGTTTATAACAGCTGGTTTCCTGTCGTGAAGTTCGTGTAATTTGATTATAAACAGTCAGGTGCTGCTTACTGCAGCAGTTTAGCCATGTCCTTTGCAAAGTAGGTGGCGATCAGGTCAGCTCCGGCACGTTTGATGCTGGTAAGGCTTTCCACGATGGCTTTTTCTTCATTGAGCCAGCCCATTTTTGCCGCCGCTTTAATCATTGCGTATTCACCACTTACATGATAGGCACTTACCGGTACGTGTACATTTTGTTTGATTAAATGTATAATATCCAGATAAGCCATTGCAGGTTTTACCATTACAATATCCGCACCTTCTTCAATGTCCATTAAAGTTTCTTTCAGTGCTTCCCTGGTATTGGCATAATCCATCTGGTAGGTTTTCTTATCGCCAAAACCAGGTGCAGAATCCAATGCGTCGCGGAAAGGACCATAAAAGCAGGAAGCATATTTGGCACTATACGCCATGATTCCCACTTTAGTGAAGTTGTTTGCTTCCAGTATGTTACGGATGGCCAGTATACGACCGTCCATCATATCGCTGGGCGCTACAAAGTCGGCACCAGCCTGTGCATGGCTCAGGCTCATCCGGGCCAGTACTTCCACGGTAGCATCGTTTACAATATCACTTCCTTCCACGATACCATCATGTCCGTAGGTAGAGTAAGGGTCCAATGCCACGTCTGTCATAACTACCATTTCCGGAATGGCTTGTTTGATGGCCCTGATAGCACGCTGCATCAAACCTTCCGGATTCACCGCTTCGGTACCTTTATTATCTTTTAAGTTGTCCGGGCATTTTACAAACAACAATACACTTTTAATACCCAGTGCCCACAACTCTTTCGTTTCTTTTACAGTAAGGTCCAATGACCGTCTGAAATAGCCGGGCATGGATGATATTTCTTCCTGAACATTTTCACCCTCCTCAATAAACAGCGGCGCAATAAAATCACCCGGTTTCAATATGGTTTCCGCCACCATTGCACGAATGGCAGGAGAAGTTCTCAATATTCTGTTTCTTCTGATCATATCTGAATTTTTTTAAGTTCATTCGGCTGCACCGATATTACTGTATCATACCCATTCCCGGGGTTTAAGATATTCCAGCAGCATGGCTTCCGGGCTTCCAGCTGCGGGATGGTAATCATATTCCCAACGGGCATGTGGCGGGAGGCTCATTAAAATAGACTCCGTACGGCCATTTGTTTTTAGTCCGAAAAGTGTTCCCCGGTCGTGTATAAGATTGAACTCTACATAACGTCCGCGTCTGTACGCCTGCCAGTCTACCTGCGCAGATGTATAGGGGAGATCTTTTCTTTTTTCAACAATGGGCAGGTAAGCCTTCAGGAATGCCTCCCCATTTGCTTTGGAAAAATTAAACAATTCGGTGGCATTCCGTTTGTCATCCGGACGCAGGTAATCATAAAAAATACCGCCTATACCCCTGGCTTCATTATCCCGGTGTTTATTAATAAAATACTCATCACAATGTTTTTTATACATTGGATAGAGGTGTGTGCCAAAAGGATCACAGGCATTTTTGAAAGTGAGGTGAAAATGCCGGCCATCTTCTTCCTGCAGGTAGTATGGGGTAAGATCAGCACCACCACCAAACCAGCTATCCTTTAAAGCGCCTTGCTGGTCATATAGTTCAAAATAGCGGAAGTTGGCGTGTACGGTGGGCACAAAAGGGTTCAGCGGGTGTATCACCAGTGAAATACCACAAGCCATAAAGTTGCAGTCGCTTACGCCAAACTGTTGCGCCATCACCGGAGGTAAAGCACCATGTACAATAGAAGTATTGACACCTCCTTTTTCAAACACGTTTCCGTTTGCAATTACCCGGGAGCGGCCACCGCCGCCGCCAGGTCTTTCCCAGCGGTCTTCCTTAAAAGTGGCTTTTCCGTCAATGTTTTCCAGCGCCCCGCAAATTTCATCCTGCAGGCGGTGGATCAATGCTATAAAATCGTCTTTGATAGACATAATTTATCCGTTTGCTTTTACAGTATCTACAAATGCGCGGGCATGATCTACCGGAACATTTGGTAAAATGCCATGGCCCAGGTTAGCAATATAGCGTTGATTACCGAAGCCTTTCATCATTGTTTTCACTGCTTTTTCAATTTCCGGTATCGGAGATAATAATCTGGCAGGATCAAAATTTCCCTGTAGGGTGACGTTTTCCCCCGCAAATTGTCTGGCCAGGTGAGGAGGAATGCACCAATCCACGCCCAGGCCATGAGCACCGGTAGCTGCCATATCTTCCAGGGCAAACCAGGCTCCTTTGGCAAATACAATGGTAGGGCACACCGTTTTCAGGGCTGCTACTATCTGACGGATATACTGAAGCGAAAAAGTTTCAAAGTCCTGCGGGCTGAGTAAGCCCCCCCAGGAGTCAAATATCTGTACACAATCCGCCCCTGCTTTTACCTGTGCTTTCAGATAAGCGATGGTGGTGTCTGTGATCATTTGCAGCAACTGATGCGCCACAGCGGGTTGCTGAAAACAAAACGCTTTGGCTTCATCAAATGTTTTAGAGCCTTTGCCCTGTACCATATAGCACAGCAGTGTCCATGGCGCACCTGCAAAACCTATCAGTGGTACTTTACCGTCCAGTGTTTTTTTAGTCAGGCTCAATGCGTCAAATACATAATGCAGTGAATCGTTTACATCAGGAACAGATAAACGTTGAAGATCTGCTGCACCCTTGATAGGGGAAGGTAATAACGGGCCTACCTTTTCCACCAGCTGCACTTCCATGCCCATGGCCTGAGGTACTACGAGGATATCGGAAAAGATGATGGCTGCATCTACGCCCACCTGATCTACCGGCATAACGGTTATTTCTGTAGCCAGTTCAGGGTTTTGGCAGCGCTCAAAGAAGGAATATTTTTCCCGCAGTTTGATATAATCCGGTAAATAACGGCCGGCCTGACGCATCATCCATACGGGAGTACGCGAAGTTTGTTCACCTCTCAGGGCTTTTAGCAGCAAATCGTTCTTAAGTACGCTCATTGTTGTAATTAATATTGTTCAAAGTATGAAACGGTCGTTTGTACCATTTGTTCGGCACTGGTAGCCGTGCTTATAATAATCTTATTGCTGGTAAATGCACGGAGTGCATCTGCAGTAGTGGTGCCTATGGCAAAACAAACAGTGGACGGTGCCAGGGTGTTCTGCGAAAAAAAGCTCTTTACAGCGCTGGGGCTAAAGAACAGGATGCCATCGTAATGGGTGGTGTCTTTAACCGGGGTAGCAATGGTTTCATATACCACATATTCTTCAACAGTAATACCATTTTCCCGTAACATGCCAGGGAGTTCATCCCGGCGCTGGTTGCCACAAAAGAAAAGGACTTTATCCACTTTGCCGTGTTGTATGATGTGCTGAGCCAGGTGTTTACCATAGCCGGCAGTAGCAAGTACCTGTTCTTTGGAAAAATGTTCCTGTACTTCTTGCAGGGTGGCTGTTTCCAGGCAGAATATTTTCCATCCGGGAGCTTTGCTGCCTTTTGAATCAGCTGGCAGGTAGTGATTCGCAACCGCCAAAACGCCGCTGGTGCTGGTAAATACTACATAGGCGCTGGTATTGGCCAACGCTTTTATTTTTTGCTGCATGGCAGCATTGATCACCGGAAGAGTTTTTATAAATGCCTCGCAGCGGATATGCACACCATACCTGTTGGCTTCAGCAATTAAGCTGTCAGCTAATGGTTTGGTGGATAATATGCTATAATTTTCATTTGGCATTTCTTATCTGTGCTACAATTTTATCGCCACCCTGTGCCAGGATTTCACGGGCAGCGGTTTGTCCCATCGCAGCAGCAGCTGAAACAGGAGCCTGGTGGGAGGTGGTGAAAAATGCCTGCCCATCGAGGCTGCATAATTCTCCCTGAAAGTATACGGTATCGTTTTGAATATAAGCATGTGCGCTGATAGGGGTGGTGCAACCGCCCATCAGGGTGCGCAGAAAATCGCGTTCAATTTGTGTACAAAGCGCAGTGGAGGTATGATTCAGCGGTGCACAGGCTTCCAGGCAAAAGGTGTCGTCTTCCCGGCAAACAGCCACTACAGCACCTTGTGCAGGAGCTGGTAGCATCCAGTCCAGTTCAACGGAGGTGCCTGGTCTTACACCTATCCTTTCCAGTCCGGCAGCTGCAAATATAGCAGCATCCCAGGTTTCCGCCGCCAGCTTTTGCAGGCGGGTATTTACATTTCCACGAAGGTTATGTATCTGGTGAGCCGGGTAGCGGCGCAGCCATTGAGCTTTCCGCCGTACACTGCTGGTAGCAATATGGGCGATATAGCCAGGTTGGTCCAGCCAGTCCAGGTTATTTTTATATACCAGCAAATCTTTTACAGGGCCGCGTTCTAAGATAGCAGCATAAGTAATTTGTTGCGGTAATTGTGTAGGAACGTCTTTCAGGGAATGTACCGCAATATCAATACGGCCATTCAGGAGTGCGATGTCCAGGCTTTTGGTAAAAATGCCCTGTACACCTATTTCATACAGCGGCGTAACGAGATCAATATCTCCTTCGCTTTTAATGGGCACCAGTATAGCCTGATGTCCCTGCTGTGCCAGTAAATCTTTTACACGGTTGGCCTGCCATAAGGCTAACTGGCTTTCCCTTGTACCTATCCTTATTT encodes:
- the hemF gene encoding oxygen-dependent coproporphyrinogen oxidase, translated to MSIKDDFIALIHRLQDEICGALENIDGKATFKEDRWERPGGGGGRSRVIANGNVFEKGGVNTSIVHGALPPVMAQQFGVSDCNFMACGISLVIHPLNPFVPTVHANFRYFELYDQQGALKDSWFGGGADLTPYYLQEEDGRHFHLTFKNACDPFGTHLYPMYKKHCDEYFINKHRDNEARGIGGIFYDYLRPDDKRNATELFNFSKANGEAFLKAYLPIVEKRKDLPYTSAQVDWQAYRRGRYVEFNLIHDRGTLFGLKTNGRTESILMSLPPHARWEYDYHPAAGSPEAMLLEYLKPREWV
- the hemC gene encoding hydroxymethylbilane synthase produces the protein MDKEIRIGTRESQLALWQANRVKDLLAQQGHQAILVPIKSEGDIDLVTPLYEIGVQGIFTKSLDIALLNGRIDIAVHSLKDVPTQLPQQITYAAILERGPVKDLLVYKNNLDWLDQPGYIAHIATSSVRRKAQWLRRYPAHQIHNLRGNVNTRLQKLAAETWDAAIFAAAGLERIGVRPGTSVELDWMLPAPAQGAVVAVCREDDTFCLEACAPLNHTSTALCTQIERDFLRTLMGGCTTPISAHAYIQNDTVYFQGELCSLDGQAFFTTSHQAPVSAAAAMGQTAAREILAQGGDKIVAQIRNAK
- the hemL gene encoding glutamate-1-semialdehyde 2,1-aminomutase, producing MYTTSETLFEKARQVIPGGVNSPVRAFKGVGGTPVFMKNAKGAYMNDADGNRYIDYINSWGPMILGHAYDPVVKAIQEYATYSTSFGAPTEMETKVAELIVSMVPNIDMVRMVNSGTEACMSALRLARGYTGRNKFIKFEGNYHGHADAFLVNAGSGVATLDIQAVPGVTKSVAEDTLSVPYNNLPAVEQLVAEQGRDIAAIIVEPVAGNMGCILPQPGFLEGLRSICDANGILLIFDEVMTGFRLARGGAQELLGIKADLVTFGKIIGGGMPVGAFAGRKELMEHIAPVGKVYQAGTLSGNPIAMIAGYTLLHTLNENPVIYQQLDEKANYLVNGLREALGAAGVVHQINHLGSMMSVHFAEYPIVDFSAASGANNELFRRFFHGMLERGVYLPPSAFESWFLSNALTTEDLDFTINAAKATMQAIK
- a CDS encoding O-methyltransferase; its protein translation is MSLQHQYTLAKKYLHYYFTAGNRHDVHSPFVYALIEEVLRDKTAKADFAEIELYRKSLLQSEETLQVTDLGAGSLVSDGAQRKVRDITRHAAKPAKFGQLFYRLAQYFKPRYLLELGTSMGLSTAYMAKAQADSTVYTIEGCPNIARKAGQNFGALHIPNITQLVGNFDTVLPQVLQQIPRLDWVYIDGNHRKAPTLEYFRQCLAHVQEDSIFIFDDIHWTPDMEEAWHTIQANEQVTLTIDLFFIGLVFFRKDFKIKQHFVLKY
- a CDS encoding uroporphyrinogen-III synthase; the protein is MPNENYSILSTKPLADSLIAEANRYGVHIRCEAFIKTLPVINAAMQQKIKALANTSAYVVFTSTSGVLAVANHYLPADSKGSKAPGWKIFCLETATLQEVQEHFSKEQVLATAGYGKHLAQHIIQHGKVDKVLFFCGNQRRDELPGMLRENGITVEEYVVYETIATPVKDTTHYDGILFFSPSAVKSFFSQNTLAPSTVCFAIGTTTADALRAFTSNKIIISTATSAEQMVQTTVSYFEQY
- a CDS encoding dienelactone hydrolase family protein gives rise to the protein MKTTILFLLLLITIGTGFKAGAQEVSNAYSNELFIKNNDTLRYRLLTPANYDIHKAYPIIIFLHGSGERGSDNNAQLLHGGALFVKDSLRKAFPAFVLFPQCPKDQTWAPMKLIRDKDGKITDVKFGLTPEPTQPAALVKQVLDSLLATGKIDPKQVYLGGLSLGGMGTFDMLARYPDVFAAAFPICGAGDVTAASKYGKKVAMWIFHGGADNVVPVDFSRAFYKALKEMNADVKYTEYPGVGHNSWDNAFAEPTLLPWLFSHKKQ
- the hemB gene encoding porphobilinogen synthase encodes the protein MIRRNRILRTSPAIRAMVAETILKPGDFIAPLFIEEGENVQEEISSMPGYFRRSLDLTVKETKELWALGIKSVLLFVKCPDNLKDNKGTEAVNPEGLMQRAIRAIKQAIPEMVVMTDVALDPYSTYGHDGIVEGSDIVNDATVEVLARMSLSHAQAGADFVAPSDMMDGRILAIRNILEANNFTKVGIMAYSAKYASCFYGPFRDALDSAPGFGDKKTYQMDYANTREALKETLMDIEEGADIVMVKPAMAYLDIIHLIKQNVHVPVSAYHVSGEYAMIKAAAKMGWLNEEKAIVESLTSIKRAGADLIATYFAKDMAKLLQ
- the hemE gene encoding uroporphyrinogen decarboxylase yields the protein MSVLKNDLLLKALRGEQTSRTPVWMMRQAGRYLPDYIKLREKYSFFERCQNPELATEITVMPVDQVGVDAAIIFSDILVVPQAMGMEVQLVEKVGPLLPSPIKGAADLQRLSVPDVNDSLHYVFDALSLTKKTLDGKVPLIGFAGAPWTLLCYMVQGKGSKTFDEAKAFCFQQPAVAHQLLQMITDTTIAYLKAQVKAGADCVQIFDSWGGLLSPQDFETFSLQYIRQIVAALKTVCPTIVFAKGAWFALEDMAATGAHGLGVDWCIPPHLARQFAGENVTLQGNFDPARLLSPIPEIEKAVKTMMKGFGNQRYIANLGHGILPNVPVDHARAFVDTVKANG